A single Vulcanisaeta distributa DSM 14429 DNA region contains:
- a CDS encoding DEAD/DEAH box helicase, translated as MICYKFDKPLIPSVEELFRECGKDVNFMNNYIINSVLSYIERKEQDLVLGMQYNDWVIIDSSAKDEIKEQIINYITKFAIACNGTNRNKDYLKKVREEVDSNRVVEKALCYLYAFGIYGDCISRYLLIKPPDGDEVPDYEIPGLDNEVVERAKDVFNKCVEKLSKWREYWVRSRFIEIVRDLYLLKQRFPDKSVFESYMLIDRVFAYAYPRNLPLGVYTVSDVCGDGTSTINLKKLTYSFFKSYHDYLIGAVNENIDEEFEEFWEIFCYFLRKAFSDRRFYRFQIRGVETAIKKLLGIFNTSESRGAGKIDYLIIAAPTGSGKTEVMVLTVLIAALARKIILIRHGLDDEKNVPIALMVYPRRSLANDQVSRLIEYLSIINERLKNKLLLTINYTDIRDKREYEDAINSVKVGAKPVPLQLKYGVLASLIKDGENYYVELRFLTCPRRFTSGSGSIYPRFRVVRRGDRYEVDDSVVYCGDNALSFIALTKDRVRERLGDIHITIFETLRHNLFSRSFENLFGICRKAGDNKVVFDYPLIIVLDEIHTYTDIPGVRYTYMLRRVLNRIRYYSENCNGDGLPGNLVIGMSATIPNAGEFLSKLFFSEDIEKNINDYLITVDDEETIPLGNEYFIITVPTRGAPVDALTVSIQTIMNTFYNIPSIPIDSGYVKKGIVFLEEFNVLRRMKRELWNREQGAIYRVVEINNEEVAFGLQDLRNPRNRYFYEVTLEDYGDDAKVVDNIRRGKISRVISARSWLDGELWWGYMLDTIINYYPKNNLSDYVTTRFNRVVEYSSRKRGDLRRADIVVSTSSLEVGVDYSDVVLIYQHGAPPNISSLIQRAGRGGRRLFENPLMRIIVGIQLSPDLPHQSWLFEIFTRVKDLRKAIDYDKLFLPKASEEIMKQVLAELALEYYVLNNGKLTNNWECRLTGWLKKNKENIINYSQWVFANVEKSRLNSFIDEIINYLDKNCRDQSGR; from the coding sequence GTGATTTGTTATAAGTTCGATAAGCCATTAATACCTTCTGTTGAGGAATTATTCCGTGAATGCGGTAAGGACGTTAATTTCATGAATAACTACATTATTAATAGTGTGCTTTCGTACATTGAAAGGAAAGAGCAGGATTTAGTGCTTGGAATGCAATATAATGATTGGGTAATCATCGACAGTAGCGCTAAGGACGAGATTAAGGAGCAAATAATTAATTACATTACTAAGTTTGCGATAGCTTGTAACGGGACTAATCGTAATAAGGACTATCTAAAGAAGGTGAGAGAGGAAGTTGATAGTAATAGGGTTGTTGAAAAGGCCCTATGCTACTTATATGCATTTGGCATATACGGTGACTGCATTAGTAGGTATTTGTTGATTAAACCCCCTGATGGTGATGAAGTACCTGACTATGAAATCCCTGGTTTAGATAATGAAGTTGTTGAGAGGGCGAAGGACGTATTTAATAAATGCGTTGAGAAACTTAGTAAGTGGCGTGAGTATTGGGTGAGGAGTAGGTTCATAGAGATTGTTCGTGACTTATACCTACTCAAGCAGAGGTTCCCTGATAAGTCGGTGTTTGAGTCATACATGCTTATTGATAGGGTATTTGCATATGCATACCCACGTAATTTACCGCTTGGTGTTTACACGGTAAGTGACGTATGTGGTGATGGCACGTCAACGATTAACCTAAAGAAGTTAACTTACAGCTTCTTCAAGTCATACCATGATTACCTAATAGGTGCGGTAAATGAAAATATAGATGAGGAATTCGAAGAATTTTGGGAAATATTCTGTTATTTTCTACGTAAGGCATTTAGTGATAGAAGATTCTATAGGTTTCAGATAAGGGGCGTTGAAACCGCTATTAAGAAATTATTGGGTATCTTCAATACATCCGAAAGCCGAGGGGCTGGTAAGATTGATTATTTAATAATTGCCGCACCAACAGGTAGCGGTAAGACGGAGGTTATGGTATTAACAGTATTAATTGCTGCGCTGGCGAGAAAGATAATCCTAATAAGGCATGGACTTGATGATGAGAAAAACGTACCGATCGCATTAATGGTATATCCAAGGAGGTCCCTAGCCAATGATCAAGTATCAAGATTAATAGAGTACCTGAGTATAATAAATGAGAGGTTAAAGAACAAACTGCTGCTAACGATCAATTATACGGATATAAGAGACAAGAGAGAGTATGAAGATGCCATTAATTCTGTTAAAGTCGGCGCAAAGCCAGTCCCCTTGCAGCTTAAGTATGGGGTTCTAGCATCCTTAATTAAAGATGGTGAGAATTATTATGTCGAACTTAGATTTTTGACATGCCCCAGGAGGTTCACGTCAGGGTCTGGCAGTATTTATCCGAGATTTAGGGTTGTGAGGAGGGGTGATAGGTACGAGGTTGATGATTCGGTTGTGTACTGTGGTGATAATGCATTGAGTTTCATAGCCCTAACTAAGGACAGGGTTAGGGAGAGATTGGGCGATATTCACATAACAATATTCGAAACACTTAGGCATAACTTATTTTCGAGAAGTTTCGAGAATTTATTCGGCATCTGTAGAAAGGCTGGGGATAACAAGGTGGTGTTTGATTACCCACTGATAATAGTTCTTGATGAGATACACACATACACTGACATACCTGGTGTAAGGTACACTTACATGCTTAGGAGGGTTCTAAATAGAATTAGGTATTATAGCGAGAATTGTAATGGGGATGGGTTACCAGGTAATCTCGTAATAGGCATGAGCGCAACAATACCTAATGCGGGTGAATTCCTTAGTAAATTATTCTTTTCCGAGGATATTGAAAAGAATATTAATGACTACCTAATTACTGTTGATGATGAGGAAACAATACCTCTCGGTAATGAATACTTCATAATAACGGTACCGACGCGTGGGGCTCCCGTGGATGCGTTAACGGTATCTATACAGACGATAATGAATACATTTTACAACATACCATCCATACCAATAGATAGTGGATATGTAAAGAAGGGCATAGTCTTCCTGGAAGAATTCAATGTATTGAGGAGGATGAAAAGGGAACTTTGGAATAGGGAGCAGGGAGCAATATATAGAGTTGTTGAAATTAACAATGAAGAGGTTGCTTTTGGTCTTCAAGACTTGAGAAATCCAAGAAATAGGTATTTTTACGAGGTAACACTGGAGGATTACGGTGATGATGCGAAAGTCGTCGATAATATAAGAAGGGGTAAAATAAGCAGAGTTATTAGCGCTAGGTCGTGGCTTGATGGGGAGTTATGGTGGGGTTACATGCTAGATACTATAATCAATTACTATCCGAAGAATAACTTAAGTGATTACGTAACCACTAGATTTAACAGGGTTGTTGAGTATTCAAGTAGAAAGCGAGGGGATTTAAGGAGGGCCGATATAGTGGTCTCAACGAGTAGTTTAGAGGTGGGTGTTGATTATTCAGATGTTGTTTTAATATATCAACATGGTGCTCCCCCCAATATATCATCGCTCATACAGAGGGCGGGCAGGGGTGGTAGAAGGCTTTTTGAGAATCCGTTAATGAGGATTATAGTGGGTATTCAATTGTCGCCGGATCTACCGCATCAATCCTGGCTTTTCGAAATATTTACCAGGGTCAAGGACTTAAGAAAGGCGATTGATTATGACAAGCTATTCCTGCCGAAAGCGAGTGAGGAAATAATGAAACAAGTGCTCGCTGAATTAGCCCTTGAATACTATGTATTGAATAACGGAAAGTTAACAAATAATTGGGAATGCAGATTAACTGGTTGGCTTAAGAAAAATAAAGAAAATATAATTAATTACTCACAGTGGGTTTTCGCTAATGTTGAAAAAAGTAGGTTAAATAGCTTCATTGATGAGATAATAAATTACCTTGATAAAAATTGCAGAGATCAAAGTGGAAGATAG
- a CDS encoding NurA domain-containing protein has protein sequence MPSGVLGIFNKLLTSLTTSSGKLSAITEAPPTEDQNFRTEVINAEPKHVEGLGGAPPRRLIVIDGSSRRLGSLSFRVFIAGVAIYGLRPPIELYPGLGGAPQVRFLAVKAPSEDVLRRIEEDGELGGFVMVKSHDGKYFVGDYNEDDISDEVRMGLETWALDKVHSELGRAGSEYAVVVDGPTYLGLGEKGGLAMRRVSAIGRLEGLGVPVIGVVKRVENSRKLCSDEVLSEFGLLDTINPRHCSDPLVIQSIGSGRVRGSSTQ, from the coding sequence ATGCCTAGTGGTGTCCTTGGCATATTCAATAAGTTATTGACCAGCCTCACCACGTCCAGCGGTAAGTTATCAGCCATAACCGAGGCGCCACCCACCGAGGACCAGAACTTCAGGACCGAGGTCATAAATGCCGAGCCCAAGCACGTGGAGGGGCTTGGCGGTGCGCCGCCTAGGAGGTTGATTGTGATTGATGGTTCGTCGAGGAGGCTTGGGAGTCTTAGCTTTAGGGTTTTCATAGCCGGTGTTGCGATTTATGGGTTGAGGCCGCCCATTGAGTTGTACCCAGGCCTTGGTGGCGCTCCCCAGGTCAGATTCCTCGCAGTTAAGGCGCCCAGTGAGGATGTGCTTAGGAGGATTGAGGAGGATGGGGAGCTCGGTGGGTTTGTTATGGTTAAGTCGCATGACGGTAAGTACTTCGTGGGTGATTACAATGAGGATGACATAAGTGATGAGGTTAGGATGGGGCTTGAGACGTGGGCTCTCGATAAGGTGCACAGCGAGTTGGGTAGAGCCGGTAGTGAGTACGCGGTGGTTGTTGATGGGCCAACATACCTCGGCCTTGGGGAGAAGGGTGGGTTGGCTATGAGGAGGGTCTCGGCAATAGGTAGGTTAGAGGGCCTTGGCGTGCCCGTTATTGGCGTTGTTAAGAGGGTTGAGAACTCAAGGAAGCTTTGTAGTGATGAGGTGCTCAGTGAGTTTGGGCTTCTTGACACAATAAACCCAAGGCACTGCAGCGACCCACTGGTTATTCAGTCCATCGGCAGTGGGAGGGTTAGGGGGTCCTCGACCCAATAA
- a CDS encoding ATP-binding protein — protein sequence MGALNTQSLIDGLYMREDNGECTVSVRVLIDVLGPGNYNRFRTLLVRYGFRIERSRSYTWAIINRPCAEARRIIIDVVNSLIGGKGWGEAEATKCEPKAIGEVTSYLSSRVLKLVPSLGEAVDDLIINLEAGNHVVLLGGPGSGKTLILDAIAEVANNPLYVNMADASAAGIEDLIIEAGCVDYLLLDELDKARNIALSPLLQLLDHGGRLRITKHGKAVSLEMPWLRAVAAANPFNPRVRSANWWAPLMDRLVPIEVPQPSVDELIGFMESITNARMPGWVRQVVEEYMGRVTLRKAEQAAKYIVKAMERGKSEETIKAKVEKIMRSYSELVGDLSTS from the coding sequence GTGGGGGCCCTCAACACCCAGTCATTAATTGATGGCTTATACATGCGGGAGGATAATGGTGAGTGTACCGTTAGTGTTAGGGTGTTGATTGACGTCCTCGGCCCCGGGAACTACAATAGGTTTAGGACCTTACTCGTGAGGTATGGCTTCAGGATTGAGAGGTCTAGGTCATACACATGGGCAATAATAAACAGGCCATGCGCCGAGGCTAGGAGGATCATAATCGACGTAGTAAACTCACTCATTGGTGGGAAGGGGTGGGGAGAGGCGGAGGCAACGAAGTGTGAGCCTAAGGCGATTGGTGAGGTCACGAGCTACCTGAGTAGTAGGGTCCTTAAGCTCGTGCCCAGCCTTGGTGAGGCTGTTGATGACTTAATAATCAATCTTGAGGCTGGTAATCACGTTGTTTTGCTTGGTGGGCCTGGTAGTGGTAAGACGCTTATTTTGGATGCAATCGCTGAGGTAGCGAATAACCCGCTTTACGTGAATATGGCCGATGCTTCGGCTGCGGGTATTGAGGACTTAATAATCGAGGCTGGGTGCGTCGACTACCTACTCCTGGATGAGCTTGATAAGGCTAGGAACATCGCACTAAGCCCACTACTGCAGTTGCTTGATCATGGTGGTAGGCTTAGGATTACGAAGCACGGTAAGGCTGTAAGCCTCGAAATGCCCTGGCTCAGGGCAGTCGCGGCGGCAAACCCATTCAACCCAAGGGTTAGGTCTGCGAATTGGTGGGCGCCATTGATGGATAGGCTGGTGCCCATTGAGGTGCCGCAGCCGAGCGTTGATGAGTTGATTGGCTTCATGGAGTCAATCACCAACGCGAGGATGCCGGGCTGGGTTAGGCAGGTGGTTGAGGAGTACATGGGCAGGGTAACGCTTAGGAAGGCTGAGCAAGCGGCGAAGTACATAGTTAAGGCGATGGAGAGGGGTAAAAGCGAGGAAACAATAAAGGCAAAGGTAGAAAAGATAATGAGGAGCTACTCAGAGTTGGTGGGCGATTTAAGCACTAGCTAA
- a CDS encoding MarR family transcriptional regulator, with translation MVRKRAGVTSGLRAQEIDVLDYLSSKPSDYSASFKEIFEFLHKKYSVKSKGTVGRLLERLVKADLIERSGKGIYKLKLSNYSAIKRTLYDINNQILNELSYFKPVILPRDLGTLSGMDLLLSRFETNAQNTNKIINIINAIPRVINCKYLAREYHYNPYYHQNNTEYFGLVILGEAFASSYENIELSEIEKHEELFNVLKQGGDGCRHDGSNLYIYSTTELKVDSSIVKPVKFVTMVILNKGFRYMGVVSSATYGDEQLSDGTYESIIRLLIMISLVNTMKFLSLFRLFSNNVIPRSMIYTESRKGFIHYIPFTQGYDLTKLINTIMKIENLEPSNVPNTLLTLTKEPH, from the coding sequence ATGGTAAGGAAGAGGGCAGGTGTGACCAGTGGGTTAAGGGCGCAGGAGATAGACGTTTTAGATTACTTAAGTTCTAAACCTTCTGATTACAGCGCTTCGTTTAAAGAGATTTTTGAGTTTCTTCATAAAAAGTACAGCGTAAAAAGTAAAGGTACAGTGGGTAGATTATTAGAAAGGCTGGTAAAGGCAGATTTGATTGAAAGAAGTGGTAAGGGAATTTATAAATTAAAACTGAGTAATTACAGTGCCATTAAGCGTACATTGTATGACATTAATAATCAAATACTGAATGAGCTGAGTTATTTTAAACCGGTAATACTACCGAGAGATCTCGGCACATTGTCAGGAATGGACCTATTGCTTTCACGCTTTGAGACCAATGCTCAAAATACCAATAAAATTATTAACATTATTAACGCAATTCCTAGAGTTATAAATTGTAAATATTTAGCCAGGGAATACCATTATAATCCTTATTATCATCAAAATAATACTGAATACTTTGGGCTTGTCATTTTAGGAGAAGCATTTGCATCGAGTTATGAAAATATAGAGCTTAGTGAGATCGAGAAACACGAGGAGTTATTCAATGTACTTAAGCAGGGGGGTGATGGGTGCAGGCATGATGGATCGAACTTATACATATACAGTACAACTGAACTTAAAGTTGATTCTTCAATTGTGAAACCCGTTAAATTTGTCACCATGGTAATATTGAATAAGGGCTTTAGGTACATGGGCGTCGTCTCGTCAGCGACGTACGGTGATGAGCAATTGAGTGATGGCACGTACGAATCAATAATAAGACTGCTAATTATGATTTCATTAGTAAATACCATGAAGTTTTTATCATTATTTAGATTATTTAGTAATAACGTAATACCTCGCTCCATGATATATACAGAGAGTCGTAAAGGATTCATTCACTACATACCATTTACACAGGGTTACGACCTCACTAAGTTAATAAACACGATAATGAAAATTGAGAACCTAGAACCATCAAATGTACCAAACACCCTACTTACGCTCACTAAAGAACCACACTAG
- a CDS encoding phospholipase D-like domain-containing protein, with protein MLWICKDSSRSLSSMSIEELMRRFLHESFGSKYIYIISPWITPFTLSSRFIHYPYVSSNNVIDVLKALSNSGVGVKVLMRCIDDSMDIQLIRVLTNLVRERQIILNNEVKSFFRDRIDDFLNRANAMIDLARDLKDAVRFDLGADDKLLTWYRLHTKLYINDHSVIMGSANFTRGGILDDGNWECVSHFTKEENTEIYNYALRVAQHYFSISKGFSDCERRVVRIVNEFGGVVNEPIYSIEDLIEYLERVRDSLY; from the coding sequence ATGCTATGGATATGTAAGGACTCTAGTAGAAGCCTTTCATCAATGTCCATCGAGGAGTTAATGAGGCGGTTTCTTCACGAATCATTTGGGAGTAAGTACATTTACATTATTTCTCCCTGGATCACGCCGTTTACGTTAAGTTCACGCTTTATTCATTATCCTTATGTATCATCTAATAACGTTATTGATGTACTTAAAGCACTGAGTAATTCGGGCGTTGGTGTTAAGGTCTTAATGAGGTGTATCGATGATTCCATGGATATTCAACTCATAAGGGTATTGACTAACTTAGTTCGGGAGAGGCAGATTATACTCAACAACGAGGTTAAGTCATTCTTTAGAGATAGAATTGATGACTTCCTTAATCGTGCTAATGCAATGATAGACTTAGCTAGGGACCTAAAGGATGCGGTTAGATTTGACTTAGGCGCTGATGATAAGCTTCTCACATGGTATAGACTTCATACTAAGCTTTACATTAATGACCACTCTGTTATTATGGGTTCAGCCAACTTTACGAGAGGGGGCATTCTCGATGATGGTAATTGGGAGTGTGTGAGTCACTTCACTAAGGAGGAGAATACGGAGATCTACAACTACGCATTGAGAGTTGCCCAACATTACTTCAGTATTAGTAAAGGTTTTAGTGATTGTGAACGTAGGGTTGTGAGAATTGTCAATGAGTTCGGCGGCGTGGTTAACGAGCCAATTTACAGTATTGAGGACCTAATTGAGTACCTGGAGCGGGTTAGGGATAGCCTATATTGA
- a CDS encoding ATP-binding protein produces MQSPDLMARAREIEDFIHSKGVGDAVIGRVTMGDYVSVGVEGHRIIIDVPFNNYVNSGIRVGDFLGIATIIHRTLVLGRVTEVRRSHVIGFTRTTPVLEVPEDYTGIATPATVMLEPLTECPMDGFEACDPSPVHTPIDPLSIVFRPTPTFIKRMLQLPSSGVLIGWLYSGGRVVRGVDVLLPEHVLYEHMLVVGTTGSGKTVLLKNLALSILSSIPESTVVALDLQGDYPLMALPPDRVVDDLIFKPVDSLTIVAPITRDYLRVNRDIIEDYGDYYVGEVEGSDATLTDVEDPGKYAQAIGYGLLRALLEQTYGGSKIEVDPRNYTASVRVQGNEAVLDGVEAVVTVDGRSFRLRLIPWALSFSSIYRDLPRVFPVFSQRVSLLFPKVIDRAMDYIRAGVNCEERVGERGREKCRVEDRRQGRLATKAVGAQEGSTGIDELLSNDACIELAAACMKLAPSQRDNIFRGLSMIGGLGIMDVRFTSRDGRYAVVFNEPSNYADVLRGLVILDLRLFRENPGAASIIVYRFLSRVFEERDNELRGGRQPRPTFIMIDEAHNYFPQTVGRGDEDFNKDTVETMINKLTRLGRVRRIGVIFATHTPGDLNDLILQLTNTKVALRSEVEVLERVGLREYAGEIMYAQDGVAVVRSYALRTHAVMIKAPPQVRHRSHK; encoded by the coding sequence GTGCAGTCGCCTGACCTTATGGCTAGGGCTAGGGAGATTGAGGACTTCATACACAGTAAGGGTGTTGGTGATGCGGTTATTGGTAGGGTCACGATGGGGGACTACGTGTCCGTGGGTGTTGAGGGTCATAGGATAATCATCGACGTTCCATTCAACAACTACGTAAATAGTGGGATTAGGGTTGGGGACTTCCTCGGTATTGCAACCATAATACACAGGACTCTCGTCCTGGGTAGGGTTACCGAGGTTAGGAGGAGCCACGTCATTGGCTTCACGAGGACAACACCCGTGCTTGAGGTTCCCGAGGACTACACAGGCATTGCCACGCCGGCCACCGTAATGCTCGAACCACTCACCGAGTGCCCAATGGATGGGTTCGAGGCTTGCGACCCATCACCAGTCCACACACCAATAGACCCACTGAGTATCGTCTTCAGGCCAACACCCACGTTCATAAAGAGGATGCTGCAATTACCGAGTAGTGGGGTCCTCATTGGCTGGCTCTACTCCGGCGGTAGGGTGGTTAGGGGTGTTGATGTCCTCCTGCCGGAGCACGTACTCTACGAGCACATGCTCGTGGTGGGCACCACGGGTAGTGGTAAGACAGTCCTCCTAAAGAATCTAGCCCTCTCAATACTGAGTTCAATACCCGAGTCAACTGTGGTAGCCCTAGACCTGCAGGGCGACTACCCACTAATGGCGCTGCCCCCGGATAGGGTTGTTGATGATTTAATCTTCAAGCCCGTGGATTCACTAACGATTGTGGCGCCAATCACGAGGGATTACCTGAGGGTTAATAGGGACATCATTGAGGACTACGGGGACTACTACGTGGGTGAGGTGGAGGGCAGTGACGCAACCCTCACGGACGTCGAGGATCCGGGGAAGTACGCCCAGGCCATTGGCTATGGACTACTCAGGGCACTGCTGGAGCAGACCTACGGAGGCTCTAAGATTGAGGTCGACCCCAGAAACTACACGGCGTCGGTTAGGGTTCAGGGTAATGAGGCTGTCCTGGATGGGGTTGAGGCGGTGGTCACCGTTGATGGGCGAAGCTTCAGGCTTAGGCTTATTCCGTGGGCCCTAAGCTTCAGCAGCATCTATAGGGACTTGCCCAGGGTATTCCCAGTGTTTAGTCAGAGGGTTTCCCTACTATTCCCAAAGGTCATTGATAGGGCTATGGACTACATAAGGGCTGGTGTTAACTGTGAGGAGAGGGTTGGCGAGAGGGGTAGGGAGAAGTGTAGGGTAGAGGATAGGAGGCAGGGTAGGCTCGCCACCAAGGCCGTGGGAGCTCAGGAGGGCTCTACGGGTATTGACGAGTTGCTGAGTAATGATGCATGTATTGAGTTGGCCGCCGCATGCATGAAGTTGGCGCCGAGCCAGAGGGATAACATTTTCAGGGGGCTCTCAATGATTGGTGGCTTGGGGATAATGGATGTTAGGTTCACCAGTAGGGATGGTAGGTACGCCGTGGTATTCAACGAGCCGAGCAACTACGCGGATGTCCTGAGAGGCCTCGTAATCCTAGACCTAAGGCTCTTCAGGGAGAACCCCGGCGCCGCGTCAATAATTGTTTATAGGTTCCTATCAAGGGTGTTTGAGGAGAGGGATAATGAGTTGAGGGGTGGCAGGCAGCCTAGACCAACCTTCATAATGATTGATGAAGCCCACAACTACTTCCCACAGACCGTTGGTCGTGGTGATGAGGACTTCAATAAGGACACCGTGGAGACAATGATTAATAAGTTAACGAGGCTTGGTAGGGTTAGGAGGATTGGCGTCATCTTTGCAACCCACACCCCTGGCGACTTGAATGACCTAATCCTCCAGCTTACGAATACGAAGGTCGCCCTTAGGAGTGAGGTTGAGGTGTTGGAGAGAGTTGGCCTTAGGGAGTATGCTGGCGAAATAATGTACGCCCAGGACGGGGTCGCCGTGGTGAGGAGCTACGCCCTAAGAACACACGCAGTAATGATAAAGGCACCACCACAGGTAAGGCATAGGAGCCATAAGTAA
- a CDS encoding winged helix-turn-helix domain-containing protein, producing MGGRRGLYLALLKYVVEKGGSARFSELCSFLNMSRGACGNYLNYLIKRGLIERVGVGVYRVTDAGKQLVESDYTMVKIAKLVEENLVSKYGIIIPSDAEALEAFIVEFEARPRIDPERLIDDLGWLGPESGIVDIGEFDEESFREAARASNGWSKVHYINGNSHFFNIFDPPGYNVIVRIDGGGSSLGIWTAVIGPHEFFKPYSPSMLIRLAASYSIYYIHLIDAMVRVKQNSRLLVKSIMTLRADSMGNIKSIKYATVPSNYTVEELINSLIAQPEGD from the coding sequence ATGGGTGGTAGGAGGGGGCTTTACCTAGCCCTGCTTAAGTACGTGGTTGAGAAGGGTGGTTCGGCTAGGTTTAGTGAGTTGTGTAGTTTTCTTAACATGAGTAGGGGTGCTTGTGGTAATTACCTGAATTACCTTATTAAGCGTGGCTTAATTGAGAGGGTTGGTGTTGGCGTTTATAGGGTTACGGATGCCGGTAAGCAGCTTGTTGAGAGTGACTATACCATGGTTAAGATAGCTAAGTTGGTTGAGGAGAATTTGGTAAGTAAGTATGGTATCATTATACCCAGCGATGCGGAGGCCCTGGAAGCCTTTATTGTTGAGTTTGAGGCTAGGCCTAGGATAGATCCGGAGAGACTCATTGATGACTTAGGTTGGTTAGGGCCTGAGTCAGGAATTGTGGACATTGGTGAGTTTGATGAGGAGTCCTTCAGGGAGGCTGCCAGGGCTAGTAATGGTTGGAGTAAGGTGCATTACATCAATGGTAATAGCCACTTCTTCAACATCTTCGACCCACCGGGCTATAACGTGATTGTTAGGATTGATGGTGGCGGATCAAGCCTTGGGATCTGGACCGCCGTCATTGGGCCCCATGAATTCTTCAAGCCATATAGCCCAAGCATGTTGATTAGGCTGGCAGCGTCATACTCAATCTACTACATACACCTAATCGACGCCATGGTTAGGGTTAAGCAGAACTCCAGGCTATTGGTCAAGTCAATAATGACGCTTAGGGCTGACTCGATGGGTAACATTAAGTCCATTAAATACGCAACAGTACCCAGCAACTACACAGTCGAGGAGTTAATTAACTCCTTAATAGCACAACCTGAGGGTGATTAA